GATGGCGATAAAGATTATTTTCGCGGCAAAAGTGTTTATAATGTATGTGATAAAATTATTGACATTGTAGAGCCTGCACTAATGGATATTAGTGTGTTAGATCAAAAATTTATTGATAATCTTTTATTAGAACTTGATGCTACAGAGAATAAATCTAATTTAGGAGCAAATGGAATTTTAGCTGTTTCTATGGCTGTTGCTAGAGCAGGTGCAGAAGTATCAGGTTTACCGCTTTATAAATATATAGGTGGAATAGGAGCTAATACTTTGCCTATACCAATGATGAATATTCTTAACGGAGGAAAGCATGCTGATAACAATGTTGATTTTCAGGAATTTATGATTATGCCCGTTGGTGCTGAAACATTTAGTGATGCTTTAGCTATGTCATTTGATGTTTTTAATAGTCTAAAAGATTATTTGAAATCAAAAGGTTACTCAACAAATGTTGGTGATGAAGGTGGTTTTGCACCAGATTTAAAATCTAATGAAAAAGCAATAGAAACAGTTATAAAAGCTATTGAAAAAGCAGGCTACAAAGCAGGTAATGATTTTTATATTGCATTAGACCCTGCTACTGCTGAAATGTATGATGCCAAAAAGAATGTTTATAAATTTTATAAATCAACACAAAAAGAAATCTCTTCTGATAAAATGGTTGATTATTGGGTTGACTGGGTAAATAAATATCCTATAATTTCTCTTGAAGATGCTCTTGGTGAAGATGATTGGGACGGTTGGGTTAATTTAAATAAAAAAATGAACAACAAAATTCAAATTGTTGGAGATGACCTTTTTGTTACTAATGCCAAGCGTTTAGCTAAAGGAATAGAATTGAATGCAGCAAATTCAATTTTGATAAAATTAAATCAAATAGGAACATTAACAGAAACGATTGAAACTGTTCAATTGGCAAAGGAAAATAATTACACATCAGTAATTAGCCACAGATCGGGTGAAACAGAAGATACTTTTATAGCTGATCTTGCTGTTGCGTTAAATACAGGACAAATAAAGACAGGTTCATTATCCCGAACAGATCGTATTTCAAAGTATAATCAATTGTTACGTATTGAAGAAGAATTAGATACTGATGCAATATTCCCAGGTAAGAACTTTAAATTTTTAAAATAAATTTGATATTTCTTTTTTAATTTGTGAGTAGAATTTTTAGTAAAAATAACATGAGTGAGGAAAAAATAAAAGATAAGACTTTTTTGGAAAAATTATTTGCTACTCTTAAAAATAGGTATGTAATTGTTTTACTTATTTTTATTGTGTGGGTAGGTTTTTTGGATAGGAATAATATTATAAAAACGATAAAAGTTCACAATGAGGTAAAGGAATTAAAGTCAAACAAAGAATATTACCTTAAACAAATTGATGAAACTAAAAAGATAAGAAAAGAATTACTTAATAACAATGTATTACTTGAAGAGTTTGCTCGTGAAAAGTACTTTATGAGAAAAGAAGGTGAAGATGTTTTTGTTGTGGAAATCAAAGAGTAGCTTCGGCTTCGCTCAGCTACAAAATTACAAAAATAATTCAGCTACAAAATTCGCTCAGCTACAAATTAATATGGTAAATTTTGATGGGTAATAAATTATCAATTTTTTATCCTGNNNNNNNNNNNNNNNNNNNNNNNNNNNNNNNNNNNNNNNNNNNNNNNNNNNNNNNNNNNNNNNNNNNNNNNNNNNNNNNNNNNNNNNNNNNNNNNNNNNNATTTTATCCTTCATCATATCCTGATAGCTTTCAAGCCATGTAAAGATATATTTTCCAAGTACATCAAATTCAATATTTACTTTTGTTCCTTCTCTTATAAATTGAAAGTTAGTAACTTCATAAGTGTAAGGAATAATTGCAACTGTAAATTCTCCTGTTTTATTATTTACATCAAAAGCTGTAAGGCTAACTCCGTCAATACTTACTGAGCCTTTTTCAACAAGAAGAAATTTCTCACCCGGTTTGAATTTAAAAGTGTAGTACCAACTTCCGTCAGCTTCTTTAAATTTTGTGCAAACTGCTGTGGAATCGATGTGACCTTGAACAATGTGTCCGTCAAATCTGTCATCAAATTGAAGACTGCGTTCTAAATTCAAAGAATCACCAACTTTAAGATCTCCTAGATTTGTTTTTTTGAGTGTTTCTTCAACTGCTGTTAATTGGTATGAATCATCAAAAACTTTTTCAATTGTTAAACAAACGCCATTGTGTGAAATGCTTTGATCCACATGTAATTTTGGCAATAATTCCGATTCAATTTTCATTATTAGGCTACTACCTTTTTTTTCAAGCCCAACAACCTTTCCCATTTTTTCTACTATTCCGCTAAACATAATTTTTATCTTATTAAAGTGATTGTTCCTTTTTTTGTTATCGGTTTAAGACCGTTTAAATATATCTGATAAACTCTGCAAATATAATAATAGGTTCCTTCCGAACAATCTTTATTTTCTTCATTTTCTTTTCCATCCCAATTTAATTCAGGATTATTGGTTTCAAATACTAATTGCATCCATCTGTTATAAACATAAAAATCAACTTTTTCAATATGTTGGAATCCACCTGTAATTGGGTGATAGGTGTCGTTTACTCCATCTCCATTTGGTGTAAAAATATTTGGTAAAATATAATCGGGACAATTATCTACACAAACTTTATTGCTAAAGACACTTTCGTTTCCGTAAGAATCTATAGCTGTAATGTGATAACAGCCTGCAAGTGAATGTTCAAGTTCAATGCGTTGATCTTGGTAAAAACGTGTATAATATCCGTTAACTTTTTTTATTAAAGAATAATCTTCTTTTAAAAGTTCGCTGTAATAAATGTTGTACCCAATAACATCTATTGCACAAGAACTGTCAATGTAAAACCAGCTTAGTTCACTTAAATCCTGTTCGCAAATTGACTTTGCCTGAAGGTTTGGAGGACATGGTTTAATGGTGTCAACAGGGAAAGCACATTTTTCTTGAGAGAAATTTATTATCGGATACACAAAATTGCTTGATGAAAAATATCCAAAAGATTTAATTTTGTAGCAATAATCAAATCCATTTGTAAGTCCAGAGTCGGTATAAGTTTTTTGTTGTGTAGTTCCAATGGAATCAAATTCCCCATTTCCACTTCGTTGACGA
The Bacteroidota bacterium genome window above contains:
- the eno gene encoding phosphopyruvate hydratase produces the protein MSFITGIIPRQIFDSRGNPTVEVEVFTESGFIGRAAVPSGASTGSHEAVELRDGDKDYFRGKSVYNVCDKIIDIVEPALMDISVLDQKFIDNLLLELDATENKSNLGANGILAVSMAVARAGAEVSGLPLYKYIGGIGANTLPIPMMNILNGGKHADNNVDFQEFMIMPVGAETFSDALAMSFDVFNSLKDYLKSKGYSTNVGDEGGFAPDLKSNEKAIETVIKAIEKAGYKAGNDFYIALDPATAEMYDAKKNVYKFYKSTQKEISSDKMVDYWVDWVNKYPIISLEDALGEDDWDGWVNLNKKMNNKIQIVGDDLFVTNAKRLAKGIELNAANSILIKLNQIGTLTETIETVQLAKENNYTSVISHRSGETEDTFIADLAVALNTGQIKTGSLSRTDRISKYNQLLRIEEELDTDAIFPGKNFKFLK
- a CDS encoding septum formation initiator family protein; this translates as MSEEKIKDKTFLEKLFATLKNRYVIVLLIFIVWVGFLDRNNIIKTIKVHNEVKELKSNKEYYLKQIDETKKIRKELLNNNVLLEEFAREKYFMRKEGEDVFVVEIKE
- a CDS encoding riboflavin synthase, producing the protein MFSGIVEKMGKVVGLEKKGSSLIMKIESELLPKLHVDQSISHNGVCLTIEKVFDDSYQLTAVEETLKKTNLGDLKVGDSLNLERSLQFDDRFDGHIVQGHIDSTAVCTKFKEADGSWYYTFKFKPGEKFLLVEKGSVSIDGVSLTAFDVNNKTGEFTVAIIPYTYEVTNFQFIREGTKVNIEFDVLGKYIFTWLESYQDMMKDK